tgaggcatgcagtgaatatcgttatgttcttacttcacagatgattcgagtagatgttgagaatatttacttgatgaaacacaagtctgaattattgaatggttcaagtaatttcagagtgaagtagcagatcattgtgacaagaggataaaatgtctatgatatgatcatagagatgaatatctgagttacgagttttggcacacaattaagacattgtggaaattgtttcacaattaataccgcctggaacaccataatgtgatggtgtgtccgaacatcatagttgcaccctattggatatggtgcgtaccatgatgtctcttatcgaattaccactatcgttcatgggttaggcattagagacaaccacattcactttaaatagggcaccacgtaattccgatgagatgacaccgtatgaattatggtttagagaaacctaagttgtcgtttcttaaaagtttggggctgcgacgcttatatgaaaaagtttcaggttgataagctcgaaccgaaagcagataaaatgcatcttcataggaaacccaaaacagttgggtatacctcctaattcagatccgaaagcaatatggattgtttctagaatcgggtcctttctcgaggaaaagtttctctcgaaagaattgagtgggaggatggtggagacttgatgaggttattgaaccgtctcttcaactagtgtgtgatagggcacagggagttgttcctgtggcacctacaccaattgaagtggaagcttatgatattgatcatgaaacttcggatcaagtcactcccaaacctcgtaggatgacaaggatgcgtactacttcagagtggtacgtaatcctgtcttgaaggtcatgttgctagacaacaatgaacctatgagctatggagaagcgatggtgggcccggattccgataaatggcttgaggccataaaatccgagagaggatccatgtatgaaaacaaagtgtagactttggcagaacggctcgatggtcgtaaggctaatgagtacagatggatttcaaaaggaagacggacaatgatggtaaatgtcaccattaagaaagctcgacttgtcgttaagatgttttccgacaagttcaaggagttgactacgatgatattttctcactcgtagcgatgctaagagtctgttggaattatattagcgattactgcattagttatgaaatcttgcagataggatgtcaaaacattgtttcctcgacgattttaatgaggaaaggttgtatgtgatacaaccggaaggttttgtcaatcccgaaagatgctaataagtatgcaaaggtccagcaatccttctaaggactggagtgagcatctcggagttggaatgtatgctttgatgatgatcaaaaattttgggtttgtacagagtttatgagaaacttgtatttccaaagaagtgagtgggagcactatagaatttctgatgagtatatgttgttgacatactgttgatcagaaatgacgtagaatttctggaaagcatatagtgttattttgaaagtgtttttcaatggaaagcctggattaagctacttgaacattgagcatcaagatctataaggatagatcaaaatgcttaataatactttcaaatgagcacataccttgacatgatcttgaaggtgttcaagatggaccagtcaaagaaggagttcttgcctgagttgtaaggtacgaagttaagacttaaagctcgaccacggcagaatagagagaaaggacgaaggtcgtcccctatgcttaagacgtaggctcttcagtatgctatgctgtgtaccgcacctgaagtgtgccttgccatgagtcagtcaaggggtacaagagtgatccaagaatggctcacaggacagcggtcaaagttatccttagtaactagtggactaaggaattttctcgattatggaggtggtaaaagagttcgtcgtaaaggttacgtcgatgcaagcttaacacctatccggatagctctgagtagagagaccggatacatataatggagcaatattttagaatagctcaaagtagaacagttatttggaatagctccaaatagagcgtggtagctgcatctaggagatgacatagagatttgtaaagcacacacggatctgaaaggttcagacccgttgactaaaacctctctcacaagcaacatgatcaaacataaaactcattgagtgttaatcacatagtgatgtgaactggactactgactctagtaaactcttgggtattagtcacatggcgatgtgatctgtgagtgttaatcacatggcgatgtgaactagattattgactctagtgcaagtgggagactgttggaaatatgccctagaggcaataataaaagtattattatatttcaatgttcatgataaatgtcttttattcatgctataactgtattatccggaaatcgttatacacgtgtgaatacatagaccacaatatgtccctagtgagcctctagttgactagctcgttgtgatcaacagatagtcatggtttcctggctatggacattggatgtcgttgataacgggatcacatcattaggagaatgatgtgatggacaagacccaatcctaagcatggcacaaagatcgtgtagttcgtttgctagagctttgccaatgtcaagtatctcttcctttgaccatgagatcgtgtaactcctggataccgtaggagtgctttgggtgtatcaaacgtcacaacgtaactgggtgactataaaggtgcactacatgtatctccgaaagtatctattgttttatgcggatcgagactgggatttgtcactccgtgtaaacggagaggtatctctgggcccactcggtaggacatcatcatatgcgcaatgtgaccaaggagttgatcacgggatgatgtgttacggaacgagtaaagtgacttgccggtaacgagattgaacaaggtattggataccgacgatcgaatctcaggcaagtaacataccgatagacaaagggaattgaatacgggattgattaagtccttgacatcgtggttcatccgatgagatcatcgtggaacatgtgggagccatcatgggtatccagatcccgctgttggttattgaccggagaacgtctcggtcatgtctacatgtctcccgaacccgtagggtctacacacttaaggttcgatgacgctagggttataaaggaagtttgtatgtggttaccgaatgttgttcggagtcccggatgagatcccggacgtcacgaggagttccggaatggtccggaggtaaagatttatatatgggaagtcctattttggccaccggaaaatgttcgagatttttcggtattgtaccgggaaggttctagaaggttccggagtggggcccacctacatggggggacccacatggacgtgggtagtgggggcaaggccccacacccctggtcaaggcgcaccaagatccccccttagaaggaataagatcatatcccgaagggataagatcaagatccctaaaaaggggggataacaatcggtggggaaggaaataatgagatttctttcctcccaccttggccaacgccccaatggacttggagggcaagaaaccagcccctccacccctatatatagtggggaggcacatgggagctatacacgaagttctggcgcagccctccccctctcacaagtactcctcctctcccgcggtgcttggcgaagccctgcaggattgccacgctcctccaccaccaccacgccgttgtgctgctgttagatggagtcttcctcaacctctccctctctccttgctggatcaaggcgtgggagacatcaccgggctgtacgtgtgttgaacgcggaggtgccgtccgttcggcactaggatcatcggtgatttgaatcacgacgagtacgactccatcaacccgttcacttgaacgcttccgcttagcaatctacaagggtatgtagatgcactctctttctactcgttgctggtctctccatagatagatcttggtgacacgtagtaaaattttgaatttctgctacgttccccaacagtgccgcactacgcatacctcaagctcaagatgccaggacctcggggggtcatcacagtaaatggaaacacagaacgctccctccgtacggaggagcatactgtggccctcgcagtagaagcacaaagcagcctctcaagacaATTCTCCAGTCCGACGATTAAACGTCCGGACGccgtcaagcgcgctcggagtaatctgcaacaagaccgcctggcacattccgagcaggcgtagcaatgcggccccaaccccagccccagcCAAACGGCTAAATccgtgccacgtgtacataattacgctctgaaaataccatgggcatagggggaggggcacgaccacggcacgccccaaaatgctgctcaaccgcactaggggcttctgactttgttattttttctcactttcaggactttactctccggAAGCCCTgttcggcagtacaattgccgaacacacgatacaacaaccagggaGGCGGAAAAGCTACGTCacactatggaactcccaggtggtctctataacgagcaaaatacctgctttaaataccattccgcagctcgcccctggagggaacatgtcaaatagtcccattttttgcttatcacactattgtatcattctgcttttaaTGCACTTtttcgaataaacaatgcatagcttcagtctattattgcattctctaTCCCTTCCCTTTTtatgtatatatgttcattcatgacatttagcacccatacactttggtacggccaatacgccaggggcttaagcaccccataatacggcgtgagacgtccgaacactttcacaagtgcggcaccccgaacttatagcattatatgcatcagctccgaatcatgtcttgggtatagttgggtttgcccggctcccatgttttggtaccttacgttccgctatatcggctaaggtagcattgggagaactactgcgattgtgccccggttcagctgggctaagcacctcagtagagaaagctaaaactgactgtcacgataaggcgagagctggtcactgttcgaggggtttcgagtccctaaagacttatgccgcttagggcgaggagtcggctttgtccggcttaggcgtgtatagcgccccgaactcggtcttccgaatactaggggcttcgctaaaatttaaaattatagaattctctgactaagtgagagtgataaagcattatagtccgattgccttgttcgttgtgttgagcacctcccttgaaggacccaagaatgggaaaaagagtgctcaggtttatctcgaacaccccagcactcgtggcacgggggcagaagccgacgactcgccatctctcagattcaataaatggccgcacagaaggtaatattttaaattcaaacaagcgttgcatagcgcatatgaacaagttttcagcgtacaggatcacacgagcgagtttactcaaatataacatctttggaacattcatccgccacaaggcgggcacccttcaggacgccctcatagtacatttcagggtggcgatgctccttgccctgcggtggcccatccttcaccagcttctcagcgtccatcttgccccagtgtactttaacacgggcaagcgcCCTGCGGGCGCCCTCGatatagacggagcgcttgatgacctcaagccaaggacaggcatccacaagccgcctcacaagcccgaaatagctccctggcatggcctctccaggccacaaccggactataagacccttcatggcctgttcggccgccttatggagctcgaccaattgcttcagttggtcgcttaagggcaccgggtgttcggcctcagtatactgagacgagaacaccttcttcgtcgagctcccctcctcgcctcgatagtGCTTTGCAGCATCAGACAcgttgcggggcaaatctgcgaacgctcctggagagctccgggctcgggtaagtaacaagtaatttactctcacatgcttgctttgcataatgaatgccttacccgctgctatcttcttcatcgcctcaatttcctagagggccttctgggcttcggccttggcatgcttggcgccctcaagggccgaggcaagctcggactctcgcgtcttcgagtcaagctccaaactctcatgctttttcacgagagcctggagctcttgttgcacctcagcAACCCGCGCCTCTTGTCTCCCCGCTCGGAGTGCTccgtggccgctttgttttcggcctcggacagtgcttgcttcagggtcgccacctcggtcgtggcccctggcacattaatAACGATCCTATCATTTTTGCAGCTtcatcttttttatatatacacaCATTAACAAGGCATCACTTACCttggttctcctcgagctgcttcttggcaaggccgagctctttcttggaccgctcgaggttctgcttcagcgcatcgaccttcgcagtcagtgcggcagaggtcagcagcgaagcctgcaaatGCATatcgacatacttatgttagactcctgcggatattcttagatcctctatttggcttttctttgtgaacaccgaacaaagcatcaggggctactgtctatgcagtaatattttcatacatacctcaaagcatgttagaaggctggcacaggcttcagtcagtccgctcttggcagactgaacattttggatcaccgcactcataatagtgtggtgctcctcatcgatggaggcgccattaagcacccccagcaaattatccgatgcctccggttggacggaggtcatcgacacgGTAGGCTTGCCCCTCTTAgtggggggccgcctgccggagtccggaaccactggaggtttcggTGCGGTATTCGGCCcacggccgaacttggagcccttgggagccttACTCCCTTTGCGCCtgcagtccggaaggtcgccttgtggcgcctccaggactacctccccttggcttggtgccctttgagacaacacctcggtgttgtccgtagggcaaggggtggaggcggtcggaagtgatccTCCGCTGCTCATGGCCGACGGGTCCAAAGAACcgctcgacgaggatacgtcgatacgggcccgGGACAGACTGCATAACCGTGACCGGCGTTAGAAGAAGCTGTGCAATTAAACGGTGCCACAAGttactctggtgtccgaatacttacaatcttgccaggggcttggccctgggtggccactcgtcttcgctgtcggcggcggtggcggagtagtccgaagggagagtccttcccttcttggaccctccggcctccccagttggggaggccttcctcttcttgtctTCCCCGGCTGGAGGGGAAGAACCTTTATCTGCCTCCTCCTTGTTTCCACGGGAGGAGTGCATCTCGgattcatcggacgatgagtccgataacacctggcgccgggaactctttcgggttcccgtagccttcttcttgacctttttctccggcacctcataaggagccggagtaagcatctccgtcaggagagcatccacGGGGTCtttgggcaggggggctggacaatcaatctgccccgatgtctccacccaTTCCTGTCAAAGATATGGAAGCTCAGATCCCGCAcatagttaaactatgaaaaatgaATACCCTATAAgagataaagcagcttaccgcgctggcttggatcttcgcgctgaatccgcgatcctcggtaggggGAGGGGAAACCTCAGCGCccttaaatagcaccttccaaCCATCCTtttgtgttgtgtcgaagagctcgctcagagtttggtgctggtccgggtcgaactcccacaagttgaacgcccgttgttgacacgggaggatccggcggatgagcatgacctggactatgttgacaagcttgagcttcttgttcaccatattTTGGatacaggtttggagtccggtcagctctcccggactaccccagggcaggcccttctctttccaggaggtgattccgaatcggaactcgggggccgctgccaatttggggtcacgcggctcggtgatgtagaaccaccccgattgccacccctttatggtctccacgtaggagccctcgagccatgtgacattgggcatcttgcccaccatggcgcctccgcactccgcctgctgaccCCCCACCACCTtcagtttaacattgaaggtcttcagccataggccaagtggggcttgatgcggaggaaggcctcacacacgactataaacgccaagatgttgaggatgaagttcggggccagatcgtggaaatccaggccgtagtagaacatgagtccccggacgaatgagtggagagggaatcctagtctgcggaggaaatgggtaaggaacactaccctctcgtggggcctgggggtggggatgagctgccccgcatctgggagccggtgtgcgatatcgtcgggcaggtatccggctcccctcagcttcttgatgtgtccctccatggcagaggaaaccatccacttgcctcccgctccggacatggttggagaaggttgaggaggaaaatgtggacttgggcgctggagctcgagtgtgcgagaatggatgagcaaaggaggaacaaGGCGTGGATggaaaaaggtgaacccttatccctttatatgggcggacgaaactgtgcgtcctcaccggcctggtaaaactcgcttatcccccaagcaccgtaattgatggtgcagttgggttacccacgtccgtattgatgagaatcccgcaataaggggacacgatctctgcttcgacaagacgtgccaaggaaacctcctcgcaAAACGCGTTGAGGTTGGCTGTAAAAAACGATTCGCATAagggcttggctgtggtgtgatgtcacattacgggatacgtcagcagattagatttatggaaatattattctctctacggtagtatgcggaacttgttttgcagagtcggacacgatccTCGTATTCAAAACCTTCtaagaagtattcggaggaggaacccgccttgcaatgccgaagataatctgcgcgccggactcatcgtcattgaagcctggttcaggggctactgagggagtcctggattagggggtatccggacggccggactgttggactatgaagatacaagattgaagacttcgtcccttgtccggatgggactctccttggcgtggagggcaagcttggcaattcggatatgtagatctccttccttgtaaccgactatgtgtaaccctagccgcctccggtgtctatataaaccagagggtttagtctgtaggacaacaacaatcataccataggctagcttctagggtttagcctctctgatctcgtggtagatcaactcttgtactacccatatcatcaatattaatcaagcaggagtagggttttacctccatcgagagggcccgaacctgggtaaaaacatcgtgtcccttgtctcctattaccatccgcctagacgcacagttcgggacccgctacccgagatccgccggttttgacaccgacactctccgtCAGATGCTCGAAGGTACCGCTAGTGATACGCCCCATCCCAGTGGGTAATCCGAGGTACCTCTCATTGAATGCTTCAACTGTTATACCAAGGAGATTCTTCAAATTTTGTCTAACTGGCTCCGGCGTGTTCAGGCTGAAATAGATGGAGCTTTTCTCTCTGTTCACACACTGTCCCGAACTGTCGTTGTATATCCTCAGAACTTGGTTCAACCTTTGGGCGCTTGATTCCTTGGCATTCATGAATATCAAGCTATCATCTGCAAAGAGGGGATGATTTACCCAAGGTGAATTGGTACTCACTCTAATCCCCTTGTCCACATGTGCACCACCCAGATTTTTCAAGAGTGTAGTGAAACCCTCAACACATAGGAGGAAGAGATAAGGCGAATAAGGGTCCCCTTGACGTAGACCCCGAGAAGGGGTAAAGTAGGGCAGCAACTCCCCATTCACTCGAACGGTAAACCTGACAGAAGTCACGCACTTCATTGTCAGTCTAACAAATCTCGAACTGAACCCCATCTTTAACATGATAGCTTCCAAATAGTGCCATTCAACTCTGTCGTACGCTTTCATCATGTCAAGTTTGACGGCACAGACATGATTTTTCCCTTTCTTCCGACGCCGCATCGCATGGATGCTCGCATAGGCGATAAGGACATTGTCAGTGATAAGGCGCCCCGGGATAAAAGCACTCTATTCTTCGCTAATGATCTCATCCATAAACTCTCTTGCCCTGTTTGTGATACACTTGGAAGCAATCTTATATAAAACATGACATAAAGAAATTGGCCTATATTGTGATATGAGTTGCGGGTATCTTACTTTAGGTATAAGAGTTATTGAAGTATCATTCATTCCCACCGGCAACTCATCACCATTTAGGAAATCCAAAACAGCCAGCACAATGTCCTCTTGAAGGAGATCCCCATGCCACTGAAAAAACCCCGCTGTAAAACCATCAACACCCAGAGCTTTGGATGGGGCCATTTGAAATAAAGCTTCCTTGACCTCCTGGGCTGTGAATGGTTTATCTAGATGCTCGTTCATAAGAGGAGTCACCTTTTGCGGGATAAGATTGAGCAGCTCGTCCATAGGCCTGAATCCCTGGGAAGTATATAACGCTTCATAGAAACCTTGGACTTCTGCATGATTCTCATCCATAGTCTGACATGTTGAGCCATCTGCTCTTGTTAGCAACTCAATTTTATTTATAAGTTTCCGTTGAACTGCCTGGGCATGAAAATATTCTGTATTCCGGTCACCCGATGCAGCCAAAATCCATCTAGATTGCGATGCTCTACCtaatgtgacttacacacctagacggagggagtactagtctaCGTTACCAccatcatagtgggtagtaacataagtgtagtgtcatgcaaGCCTTCATTTATTATATTACAGACTCATTTTGTATTGGGGTGTGTTATGTTATGTTACTACCAcaaacacctctctcctcattaaatccATGCCACATAAGCATATATGTCTTGGGGTGCGTtacgttactacctaagttactcccactatggctagtctaaACTGGAaagaaggtactccctccgtctaggtgtgtaagtcatcttagctTGCGCACCGCGACCAAGGTGGAGGGGAAAACgatagaacttaatgtttttttgctaattaataatattgcatgcaatgaactaaccactgtatgtcgtgtttgatagtctcaagccaTTTAATGCATGCATGgctcacatctcttattggttgatatgtcacgaaacaagAAACGAGATGAGAGTTAATGTACCGCGCctatgtgttttgggattatttggttttcgtaagatgacttacacacctaggcgGAGGGAGTAGTATAAAGTAATTCATAGTACATGGAAGTGTGCAAAGGCCAAAGCATATGCAAATATCCACAAGATATCTTTGATTCATAATAAATGTAGAAATATCCTCTTCTACATGGTGGTGTGGAAGGGATATGCAAATCTCAACAAGGTATTTTGGATTTATATTAAATGCAACCAATTTACTAGGAGTATATACAACTCCCAACTAGTAGAGATTTTCAGTTCATAGTAAATGCAGCCAAACCCTCCTCTACATGGAAGTGCGTGTGATACACAAATCCCAACCGAGGATTTTTGGTTCATAGTAAATGCAGCCAAACCCTCATCTACATGCAAGTGCGAGGGACATGCAAATCCCAACAAAGGATTTTTAGTTCAtaataaggctggtcgtaatggtagtatcatagctagtatcatgcatgccaactagacaattttgatgaggtgtcatagcattaaatgaagaaaaagaggatggagtatcatatcatgatactgtatcataataaatgatatgctactttgtgttatgcatggcaataaatagagtgctacatgatactaatatatgatactatgcattagggaggtagtatcatacactagtatcatatgcatgatactaatatatgatactccccattacaaccagcctaaatgTAGCCAAACCCTCCTCTACATGGAAGTGTGCAAGGGATATGTAAATCCCAACGGAAGATTTTTGGTTCATAATAAATGCTGCCAAACTCTCCTCCAATAGTTCAATTCATCATCtataagactagtcacaatggaagTAACTTAAGTAGTAACATCACATATTTCAATAGAAGATTGCTTATGTGGCAgctaattaaagaggagagagaggtttgtggtaacttagctagttactgtaacatcacacatttcaaggcataatgagtctatagcctaataaatgaactcTTTCATGATATCactcatatgttactacccactatggaggtagtaacatagactagtaacatcgacaagttactactctatgttactccccactgtgaGCAGTCTAAAAGGGTACTACTCGTACTCATTGTTGCATGCACAGACCAACACAAGTTAATTAGCCAGTCGGTGTGTTCGCATTTCTACAACATATACATCCATGGAGCTCACCGCTCACGCTCTCCTCCTCCCTCTGGTGCTTGCGGCGCTCCTCCACCCCACCACCGCCACTATTGACGATGCCACACCAGGCCTCAGCGGCGGATTCAGCCTGCGCTTGGTTCCCAGCCCCAGCTGGAACAATACCATCCATGTCAACGACGACGGCTTCCTTCACCTGAAGGAGCTAGTTGGGCACGACACTACCGCGCTTCGACCGCATGTACGCTTTCTCCCAGGGAGGTACAACGTTGTCACCACTGTTGGGACGGGCCATGGCCGCCGCACGTACACCCTCGCGATGGAGATGACAAGCAGCCTGACATGGATGCAGTGCGTGCTGATCCAATGCCCATTTCAGCAGGATCCGCCGCCCTTCCACCCGCGAATGTCGCCGTCATTCCGCCACCTCGCACCCACAAGCCGCCTTTGTTCACCCCCGGGGCCCGACGTGTGCAAGTTCCATGTCACCCCCATCCGCCCTGGTGGCGCACATGCAAGCGGCGTGCTCGGTGATGAGACCCTATCCTTCACGGGATCTGCACCGGTGGTCTTTCCCACCGTCATCATTGGCTGCGCGCACAGCAGCACAGGTTTCGTCAGCCACGGAGTGCTCGCCGGCGTCCTCGGCCTGGGCAAGACGTATCCGTCGCTCGTCCCGGTGTTACTCCAACGGCACGGCTTACATCGCTTCTCCTACTGCCTCTTCGTGCCCGGGTCCGCGAACCGGCACGGCTTCCTCCGGTTCGGCAATGACATCCCGGTGGACACGAGGCGCATGAAGAGCACCAGGATCCTCTACCCCGAGCATAGCTCCTACTTTGTCAGCCTCGGCGGCATCAGCGTAGCCGGGACGCAGCTGGGCGGCAACCTGGCGGAGGTGTTCAGGCGCCGACAGACCGCCGATGGCAAGTGGCACAGCGGGACCGTGATCGACGTCGGGACGTCTCGGAGTGTGATAATCCAGGCTGCATACAATGTCCTGGAGCAGACCCTGGCGGAGCACGGCAGGAGGCTCGGTTTGCCGGTGCACCACACCAGCTCCGGCCTCTGCTTCCGCGCGGCGCACTCCCACTTCTCGCAGTTGCCCACGGTGACACTGCATTTTGAGCAGGACCTCGTGCTCACACCGATTCAGTTGTTTGTAGTGCGCGAGCAAGACATTTGCCTCGCCGTGTCACCGAGCCCGGACATCACCATCATCGGGGCATTGCAGCAACGGCGCACGCGCTTTGTGTACGACCTCGCCGCCAGCAGGGTCT
This portion of the Triticum dicoccoides isolate Atlit2015 ecotype Zavitan chromosome 7A, WEW_v2.0, whole genome shotgun sequence genome encodes:
- the LOC119333948 gene encoding aspartyl protease family protein 2-like, producing the protein MELTAHALLLPLVLAALLHPTTATIDDATPGLSGGFSLRLVPSPSWNNTIHVNDDGFLHLKELVGHDTTALRPHVRFLPGRYNVVTTVGTGHGRRTYTLAMEMTSSLTWMQCVLIQCPFQQDPPPFHPRMSPSFRHLAPTSRLCSPPGPDVCKFHVTPIRPGGAHASGVLGDETLSFTGSAPVVFPTVIIGCAHSSTGFVSHGVLAGVLGLGKTYPSLVPVLLQRHGLHRFSYCLFVPGSANRHGFLRFGNDIPVDTRRMKSTRILYPEHSSYFVSLGGISVAGTQLGGNLAEVFRRRQTADGKWHSGTVIDVGTSRSVIIQAAYNVLEQTLAEHGRRLGLPVHHTSSGLCFRAAHSHFSQLPTVTLHFEQDLVLTPIQLFVVREQDICLAVSPSPDITIIGALQQRRTRFVYDLAASRVYFTPENCNDGWGCGVQGL